The proteins below come from a single Macrobrachium rosenbergii isolate ZJJX-2024 unplaced genomic scaffold, ASM4041242v1 13875, whole genome shotgun sequence genomic window:
- the LOC136837874 gene encoding uncharacterized protein has protein sequence MSLLHSRLGATQNTRWDSRINSIEAVRYQASNIREALLKIREVTDPLTKVEAQTLAEKLGSYRFLICTVVWYDILYHVNHVSKLLQSPKMQLDVAVDLLTKAKSSLTNYRRTGFASAQASAKDMCEEMNIEAVLKEKRLRSTKKHFSYEAPDEPIADTMKRLEATFFNVVVDTAIESLTDRFKTLGELRDRFGVLLNFQKLDDQAFGNQYENLCMTLSTGNESDIDGKELAVEVKNLPRLPSDDMTALELLTFIHKKNLEELYPSLWVALRIACTLPVTVTSAERSFSKLKLIKTYLRSSMGQDRLTGLAIISTNHEVGKQVSYENIFDDFANKKARKQTF, from the coding sequence ATGTCACTGTTGCACTCAAGACTTGGAGCAACACAAAACACAAGGTGGGACAGCCGTATTAACAGCATAGAGGCTGTGCGGTACCAGGCCTCTAATATAAGGGAAGCTTTGCTGAAGATCAGGGAAGTGACAGATCCTCTGACTAAGGTTGAAGCCCAAACTTTGGCAGAAAAGTTGGGGTCATACCGATTTCTCATTTGCACAGTCGTATGGTATGACATTCTATACCATGTGAACCATGTCAGCAAGCTCCTGCAGTCTCCCAAAATGCAGCTTGATGTGGCAGTTGACCTCCTCACTAAAGCAAAATCATCTCTGACTAACTACAGAAGAACTGGTTTTGCTTCAGCTCAGGCCTCTGCTAAAGACATGTGTGAGGAAATGAATATAGAGGCTGTACTCAAAGAGAAAAGATTAAGAAGCACAAAAAAGCACTTTTCTTATGAAGCCCCAGATGAGCCCATTGCAGATACCATGAAGAGGCTAGAAGCAACATTCTTTAATGTTGTTGTTGACACAGCCATTGAATCCTTAACTGATAGGTTTAAAACACTGGGTGAATTGAGAGACAGATTTGGAGTGCTGCTCAATTTCCAAAAACTGGATGATCAGGCATTTGGCAACCAGTATGAAAACCTCTGCATGACATTAAGCACTGGAAATGAAAGTGACATTGATGGAAAGGAACTGGCGGTGGAAGTCAAAAACTTGCCAAGGTTACCCTCAGATGACATGACTGCTCTTGAGCTCCTCACCTTTATCCACAAAAAAAATTTGGAGGAACTGTATCCCAGTCTGTGGGTTGCCCTAAGAATCGCCTGCACCCTGCCTGTGACTGTGACCTCAGCAGAGAGGAGCTTCTCAAAGCTGAAGCTCATCAAGACCTATCTAAGGTCTTCCATGGGACAGGATCGACTCACTGGTCTTGCAATAATTAGCACCAACCATGAGGTGGGCAAGCAGGTGTCATATGAGAACATCTTTGATGACTTTGCGAATAAAAAAGCCAGGAAGCAGACATTTTGA